The following proteins are co-located in the Haloarcula marismortui ATCC 43049 genome:
- the gyrA gene encoding DNA gyrase subunit A produces the protein MSSDANDANAPAERIEHVRIEDEMEQSYIDYAMSVIAGRALPDVRDGLKPVHRRILYAMHEMGVSSNTAHRKSSSIVGDTMGDYHPHGGSAIYDTLVRMAQDFSMRYPLIDGQGNFGSMDGDPAAAMRYTEARMDPLAEELLKDIEKDTVDFSSNYDDRLQEPDVLPSKVPNLLLNGSSGIAVGMSTNIPPHNLGELVDATVHLLGNPDCTVEDLMEHIKGPDFPTGGNIVGRDAIYSAYATGRGRLRVRAEYEVDPEEGRIVISELPYQENKARVVERIADDVNEGKIEGISDLRDESDRNGVRIVVELKRGANIDVVENRLLDHHLESTFGVINLALVDGQPKVLSLKESLQHYIDHRREVVRRRSEYDLAEAEDRAHILEGRLKALENVEDVVELIRNREDRDAARTGLQESFDFSEEQAAHIVRMQLGSLTSMEAAEIEDEYEDVQNTIDYLESVLNSREKLDSVIADELQEVKDDYDDDRRTSIIEDEGQVTHEDLIPEEDCVVVITEDDYIKRMPVENFDPQNRGGKGIIGADPKENDRVSKVFRANSHDYLLCFTNQGQVYRLKTYEIPEMSRTARGKSAINLIDLDDGEELTAVVSTDEFGDDECITMVTRNGYVKRTCCSEFENILSTGIIAAKLEDSDELIDVDVTDGTGDLVIATEAGMTIRFSESEVSEMGRSARGVNGIKLQDDDKVAAMVATDDDDPRSLLTVTEHGFGKRTKLDEYRTQSRYGKGLIDIKTDDRNGRVSTAKAVTDEDHLVIMSEQGQIMRIRAGDVSQVGRNTKGVTIMGLEEDDRVASVTVVPAETE, from the coding sequence ATGAGTTCTGACGCTAACGACGCCAACGCCCCGGCAGAGCGGATCGAGCACGTCCGCATCGAGGACGAGATGGAGCAGTCCTACATCGACTACGCGATGTCGGTCATCGCGGGTCGGGCGCTCCCGGACGTTCGGGACGGTCTCAAACCCGTTCATCGACGCATCCTCTATGCGATGCACGAGATGGGCGTCTCCTCGAACACCGCCCACCGGAAGTCCTCCTCGATTGTCGGCGACACCATGGGTGATTACCACCCACACGGCGGCTCAGCCATCTACGACACGCTCGTCCGGATGGCACAGGACTTCTCGATGCGGTATCCGCTGATAGACGGACAGGGGAACTTCGGCTCGATGGACGGCGACCCCGCGGCCGCCATGCGATACACAGAGGCCCGGATGGACCCCCTTGCCGAGGAACTGCTCAAAGATATCGAGAAAGACACCGTCGACTTCTCCAGTAACTACGACGACCGCCTGCAGGAACCCGACGTGCTGCCGTCGAAGGTCCCGAACCTCCTGTTGAACGGGTCGTCCGGGATTGCTGTCGGCATGTCGACCAACATCCCGCCGCACAACCTCGGCGAGCTGGTCGACGCGACGGTCCACCTGCTCGGAAACCCCGACTGTACGGTTGAGGACCTGATGGAGCACATCAAGGGGCCGGACTTCCCGACCGGCGGCAACATCGTCGGCCGCGACGCCATCTACTCGGCGTATGCGACCGGTCGAGGCCGCTTACGGGTCCGCGCCGAATACGAAGTCGACCCCGAAGAGGGGCGAATCGTCATCAGCGAACTCCCCTATCAAGAGAACAAGGCCCGCGTCGTCGAGCGTATCGCCGACGACGTGAACGAGGGGAAAATCGAGGGGATCTCGGACCTCCGCGACGAGTCCGACCGCAACGGCGTCCGTATCGTCGTCGAACTCAAGCGCGGGGCAAACATCGACGTGGTCGAAAACCGACTGCTCGACCATCACCTCGAATCCACGTTCGGCGTGATCAACCTCGCGCTGGTCGATGGCCAGCCCAAGGTCCTCTCGCTGAAAGAGAGCCTCCAGCACTACATCGACCACCGCCGCGAGGTCGTCCGCCGACGCTCCGAGTACGACCTCGCCGAAGCCGAGGACCGTGCCCACATCCTCGAAGGTCGGCTGAAGGCACTCGAAAACGTCGAGGACGTAGTTGAGCTTATCCGTAACAGGGAAGACCGCGACGCCGCTCGCACCGGGCTGCAGGAGTCCTTTGATTTCTCCGAGGAGCAGGCCGCCCACATCGTCCGGATGCAACTCGGTTCGCTCACCTCGATGGAAGCGGCCGAAATCGAAGACGAGTACGAGGACGTGCAGAACACTATTGACTACCTCGAATCCGTCCTCAACAGCCGCGAAAAGCTCGACAGCGTCATCGCCGACGAACTTCAGGAAGTCAAGGACGACTACGACGACGACCGCCGGACAAGCATCATCGAGGACGAGGGGCAGGTCACTCACGAGGACCTCATCCCTGAAGAAGACTGCGTCGTCGTCATCACCGAGGACGACTACATCAAGCGGATGCCGGTCGAGAACTTCGATCCCCAGAACCGCGGCGGCAAGGGAATCATCGGGGCCGACCCCAAGGAGAACGACCGCGTCTCGAAGGTGTTCCGGGCCAACAGCCACGACTACCTGCTCTGTTTCACCAATCAGGGACAGGTCTACCGGCTCAAGACCTACGAGATCCCCGAAATGTCCCGAACCGCACGGGGCAAGTCCGCTATCAACCTCATCGACCTGGACGACGGCGAGGAACTGACCGCCGTCGTCTCGACCGACGAGTTCGGCGACGACGAGTGCATCACGATGGTGACCCGGAACGGCTACGTCAAGCGGACCTGCTGTTCTGAGTTCGAGAACATCCTCTCGACGGGTATCATCGCGGCCAAACTCGAAGACAGCGACGAACTCATCGACGTGGATGTCACCGACGGCACCGGCGACCTCGTCATCGCCACGGAGGCGGGGATGACCATCCGCTTCAGCGAGAGCGAAGTCAGCGAGATGGGCCGTTCCGCACGCGGTGTCAACGGCATCAAACTGCAGGACGATGATAAGGTCGCGGCGATGGTTGCCACTGACGACGACGACCCCCGGTCGCTGTTGACCGTCACGGAACACGGCTTCGGGAAGCGGACCAAACTCGACGAGTATCGCACCCAGTCACGCTACGGCAAGGGCCTCATCGACATCAAGACCGACGACCGCAACGGTCGCGTGTCGACGGCCAAAGCCGTCACCGACGAGGACCATCTGGTCATCATGTCCGAACAGGGCCAGATCATGCGCATCCGCGCCGGCGACGTGTCCCAGGTCGGTCGGAACACAAAGGGTGTGACGATTATGGGACTCGAAGAGGATGACCGCGTGGCGAGTGTGACAGTTGTGCCGGCAGAAACTGAATAG